A window from Hypomesus transpacificus isolate Combined female chromosome 26, fHypTra1, whole genome shotgun sequence encodes these proteins:
- the LOC124487369 gene encoding GDP-L-fucose synthase-like, whose amino-acid sequence MDCAEKQKGSMRVLVTGGTGLVGRAIERVVNEEEGIKEAEQWVFLSSKDANLTDFQETLAVFQKHKPTHVIHLAAMVGSLYNHMRANLDYWRNNLYINDNVLQAAHEVGVVKVVSCLSNCIFPDKTTYPIDETMIHNGPPHPSDLGYSYAKRMIDVHNRAHAEMYGSRYTAVIPTNVFGPHDNFSIEDGHVLPGLIHKAFIAQQEGSPLTVWGSGSPRRQFIYSLDLARLFLWVLREYKEVDPIILSVDEEDELSIKEVAESVVQALGFKGEVVFDTSKSDGQFKKTASNAKLRRYLPNVKFTPFNQALKETCDWFVANYDTARK is encoded by the exons ATGGATTGTGCAGAAAAGCAGAAGGGCTCTATGCGGGTACTGGTGACTGGAGGCACAGGCCTGGTGGGCAGGGCAATAGAGCGCGTCGTCAACGAGGAAGAAGGAATTAAGGAGGCAGAGCAGtgggtcttcctctcctccaaggATGCCAACCTCAC CGACTTCCAGGAGACGCTGGCTGTTTTCCAGAAACACAAGCCTACCCATGTCATCCACCTGGCTGCCATGGTTGGTAGCCTCTACAATCACATGAGGGCCAACCTGGACTATTGG AGGAACAATCTCTACATAAACGACAACGTACTGCAGGCAGCCCACGAGGTGGGTGTGGTCAAGGTGGTGTCCTGCCTCTCCAACTGCATCTTCCCTGATAAGACCACATACCCCATCGACGAAACCATG ATCCATAACGGGCCTCCTCATCCGTCCGACTTGGGGTATTCCTACGCAAAGAGAATGATCGATGTCCACAACCG tgCGCATGCAGAGATGTATGGGAGTCGCTACACGGCAGTTATCCCAACGAATGTGTTTGGTCCCCATGACAACTTCAGCATTGAGGATGGACATGTATTGCCAGGCCTCATACACAAGGCCTTTATAGCACAAC aGGAAGGGAGCCCGTTGACAGTTTGGGGCTCAGGCAGTCCCAGAAGGCAGTTCATTTACTCCTTAGATTTGGCCCGTCTTTTTCTGTGGGTTCTGAGAGAATACAAAGAAGTGGACCCAATCATATTATCTG ttgatgaggaggatgagctgTCTATCAAGGAAGTAGCCGAGTCTGTTGTCCAAGCCCTGGGGTTCAAGGGAGAAGTAGTT TTTGACACCAGTAAATCAGACGGTCAGTTCAAAAAGACAGCCAGCAATGCCAAGCTGCGACGCTACCTGCCCAACGTCAAGTTTACGCCCTTCAATCAAG CTTTGAAGGAGACATGTGACTGGTTTGTAGCCAATTACGACACAGCTCGTAAGTGA
- the LOC124487482 gene encoding protein RoBo-1-like, whose protein sequence is MKLILTLCITWALLLTGESLQCVTCTDATCTNPPVKNCSSNDVCHFTTQFTTQSSSMKDPSVNKSCIAASNCMTPLNVTTTQLSVNLGFANFRQTQLCCDQDSCNNLTSPVFSPNGRNCSSCSSESDTVCNTTVNCVEAEDTCISIKVTGSFNGVLMGCASSNLCNAPVITSILPSVLPSKPSKVNVKEVSCNSAPSTGPVSVALMAMWLPIMVKLNF, encoded by the exons ATGAAGCTGATCCTGACTCTCTGCATTACCTGGGCTCTTCTCCTCACAG GGGAGTCACTGCAGTGTGTCACCTGTACTGATGCAACATGCACAAATCCACCAGTCAAAAACTGCTCATCTAACGATGTATGTCATTTTACAACCCAGTTTACAACCCAGTCTTCAAGCATGAAAG ACCCATCTGTAAATAAGTCCTGTATTGCGGCATCCAACTGCATGACACCTCTGAACGTCACAACAACACAACTGTCCGTGAACCTGGGCTTCGCAAACTTTCGTCAAACTCAGCTCTGCTGTGACCAAGACAGCTGCAACAACCTGACTTCACCCG TCTTCAGTCCAAATGGCCGAAATTGTTCTTCCTGCAGCAGTGAGTCAGACACGGTGTGTAACACCACTGTGAACTGTGTGGAAGCGGAGGATACCTGCATTAGCATCAAAG TGACTGGTTCATTCAACGGTGTCCTGATGGGATGTGCATCCTCAAATCTGTGCAACGCCCCTGTCATAACCTCCATCCTGCCATCTGTCCTGCCTTCTAAACCATCAAAAGTAAATGTTAAAGAAGTGTCTTGTAACTCGGCTCCCTCTACTGGTCCAGTGAGTGTAGCCCTCATGGCAATGTGGCTTCCTATAATGGTCAAACTTAACTtctaa